In Mastacembelus armatus chromosome 4, fMasArm1.2, whole genome shotgun sequence, the following are encoded in one genomic region:
- the dhcr24 gene encoding delta(24)-sterol reductase, translating into MGALLYLGGLVLMFLLWIKVKGLDYVIVHQRWIFVCLFLLPLSVIFDVYYYVRAWLIFKMLSAPKLHDQRVRDIQRQVREWRKEGGKTYMCTGRPGWLTVSLRVGKYKQTHKNIMINMMDILEVDTSRQVVRVEPLANMGQVTALLNCIGWTLPVLPELDDLTVGGLVMGTGIESSSHIYGLFQHICVAYELVLADGSLVRCTEEENSDLFHAVPWSCGTLGFLVAAEIKIVPAKPWVKLHCEPVKGLENICKCFTEASENKQNTFVEGIQYSLDTAVIMTGTMTDHAEPDKINRIGLHFKPWFFKHVEGYLKGDYTGVEYIPLRQYYHRHTRSIFWELQDIIPFGNNPVFRWLFGWLVPPKISLLKLTQGETIRRLYEQHHVVQDMLVPMKHLQAAIRCFHQEINVYPLWLCPFLLPPGRGMVHPKGQEEELYVDIGAYGEPKVKHFEAKASMRQLEKFVRDVHGFQMLYADVYMEREEFWEMFDGQLYHRLRRELGCKEAFPEVYDKICKSARH; encoded by the exons ATGGGAGCGCTGCTGTATTTAGGAGGCCTGGTGCTCATGTTTCTACTGTGGATAAAGGTCAAAGGTCTAGATTACGTTATTGTTCACCAGAGATggatatttgtgtgtctgttcctgCTGCCGCTCTCCGTCATATTTGATGTGTATTATTATGTGCGTGCGTGGCTCATTTTTAAGATGTTGTCTGCCCCCAAACTGCACGACCAGCGCGTGCGAGACATCCAGCGACAG GTGCGTGAGTGGAGGAAGGAGGGCGGTAAAACCTACATGTGTACAGGTCGACCAGGCTGGCTCACTGTGTCACTGAGAGTGGGCaaatacaagcaaacacacaagaaCATTATGATCAACATGATGGACATTCTGGAGGTGGACACGAGCAGGCAG gTGGTGAGAGTTGAGCCGCTTGCCAACATGGGTCAGGTGACCGCACTCCTAAACTGTATTGGCTGGACTCTGCCAGTGCTGCCTGAGCTGGATGATCTCACTGTTG gtGGTTTGGTGATGGGTACAGGAATTGAGTCGTCCTCTCATATTTACGGGCTGTTTCAGCACATCTGTGTCGCATATGAACTGGTTCTAGCTGATGGCAGCTTAGTTCGCTGCACTGAG GAGGAGAACTCTGATCTGTTTCATGCCGTCCCATGGTCCTGCGGTACTCTGGGATTCCTGGTAGCAGCTGAGATTAAAATAGTCCCCGCTAAGCCATGGGTGAAGCTGCACTGTGAGCCAGTGAAAGGACTGGAGAACATCTGTAAATGTTTCACTGAAGCATCAGAGAACAAGCAGAACACGTTTGTTGAGGGCATCCAGTATAGCCTGGACACCGCCGTCATCATGACGGGAACGATGACTGACCATGCAGAGCCGGATAAG ATCAATAGAATCGGCCTGCATTTCAAACCCTGGTTCTTTAAACACGTGGAGGGCTACCTGAAAGGTGACTACACCGGTGTTGAATACATCCCTCTGAGACAGTACTATCACAGGCACACACGCAGCATCTTCTGGGAGCTTCAG GATATCATCCCATTTGGCAACAACCCAGTGTTCCGCTGGCTTTTTGGGTGGTTGGTTCCTCCTAAGATCTCTTTATTGAAGCTCACACAGGGTGAAACAATAAGACGTCTTTACGAACAGCACCACGTGGTCCAGGACATGTTGGTACCCATGAAGCATCTGCAGGCTGCTATCAGATGCTTCCACCAGGAAATTAAT GTTTATCCTCTCTGGCTGTGTCCATTCCTCTTGCCACCAGGCAGAGGGATGGTTCATCCCAAAGGACAAGAGGAGGAGCTGTATGTGGATATTGGGGCTTATGGAGAGCCCAAAGTCAAACACTTTGAAGCGAAAGCATCAATGCGTCAACTAGAGAAGTTTGTCAGAGATGTCCATGG GTTCCAGATGCTGTATGCAGATGTGTATATGGAGCGAGAGGAATTTTGGGAGATGTTTGATGGACAGCTCTATCATAGACTAAGACGGGAACTAGGCTGTAAGGAGGCCTTTCCAGAGGTTTATGACAAAATCTGCAAATCTGCCCGACACTGA